One genomic segment of Actinoplanes ianthinogenes includes these proteins:
- a CDS encoding class F sortase, with protein sequence MRIRDPRAAAFSALLAVLGATITAIGLRTDDALPPPALAWESVPAPSLPPRTKPAKRLHPSTPDRLDIPAIGVHTAITAIGLRDDGTLDTPPLRSDAPAGWYRGSPTPGEPGPAIIVGHVDTARDGPAVFFRLRELKAGDTFSVRRTDRSVARFRVVKVASYPKKAFPSAEVYGDTPGPSLRLITCGGSFDRDRGSYRSNIVVFAALIP encoded by the coding sequence TTGCGGATCCGGGATCCGCGCGCCGCGGCCTTCTCCGCCCTGCTCGCGGTGCTCGGCGCCACGATCACCGCGATCGGTCTGCGGACCGATGACGCCCTCCCGCCCCCGGCCCTGGCCTGGGAGAGCGTCCCCGCCCCGAGCCTCCCGCCTCGGACAAAACCGGCGAAGCGGCTGCATCCCTCGACACCGGACCGCTTGGACATCCCGGCGATCGGCGTGCACACCGCGATCACCGCGATCGGCCTGCGCGACGACGGCACCCTCGACACGCCGCCGCTGCGCTCGGACGCGCCGGCCGGCTGGTATCGCGGTTCGCCGACGCCGGGCGAGCCCGGCCCGGCGATCATCGTGGGCCACGTGGACACCGCGCGCGACGGGCCCGCCGTCTTCTTCCGGTTGCGGGAGCTCAAGGCAGGCGACACGTTTTCGGTACGCCGAACCGACCGCTCCGTGGCTCGATTCCGCGTCGTGAAGGTCGCCAGCTACCCGAAGAAGGCGTTCCCGAGCGCCGAGGTCTACGGGGACACGCCGGGTCCGAGTCTGCGACTGATCACCTGTGGCGGCTCCTTCGACCGGGACCGCGGGAGCTATCGCAGCAACATTGTGGTTTTCGCCGCATTGATCCCATAA
- a CDS encoding ABC transporter ATP-binding protein, with protein MSDAVTATELRKTYPGGVRALDGLTLTVHAGEVFGLLGPNGAGKSSTVKILTTLARPDSGRATVAGHDVLRHPERVRREIGVVPQRSALDPMATGRDNLTLQGRLFGVRGKALTRRVDELLDRFDLTKAAGRSVRGWSGGMQRRLDVALALVHKPGVLFLDEPTTGLDPEGRAEMWTEIGRLAADESMAILLTTHYLDEADRLAARLAIVDGGTIVAEGTPEQLKGELRGDAVHLELRQPPDEPQARQAIARVAGLRDVALDGRTLSARADDGAAAVPAALAALESAGIGVATVTVARPSLDDVYLRHAGRRYAA; from the coding sequence ATGAGTGACGCCGTGACGGCGACAGAACTCCGCAAGACGTATCCCGGTGGGGTGCGGGCCCTCGACGGGCTCACCCTCACGGTCCACGCCGGCGAGGTGTTCGGCCTGCTCGGGCCGAACGGCGCCGGCAAGTCCAGCACCGTCAAGATCCTGACGACGCTGGCCCGGCCGGACTCCGGCCGGGCCACGGTCGCCGGGCACGACGTGCTGCGCCACCCGGAGCGGGTGCGCCGGGAGATCGGCGTGGTGCCGCAGCGCTCCGCGCTCGACCCGATGGCCACCGGCCGCGACAACCTCACGCTCCAGGGCCGGCTCTTCGGCGTCCGCGGCAAGGCGCTCACCCGGCGGGTCGACGAGCTGCTGGACCGCTTCGACCTGACCAAGGCCGCCGGCCGGTCGGTGCGCGGCTGGTCGGGCGGCATGCAGCGCCGCCTCGACGTGGCGCTCGCCCTGGTGCACAAGCCGGGCGTGCTGTTCCTGGACGAGCCGACCACCGGGCTGGACCCGGAGGGCCGCGCCGAGATGTGGACGGAGATCGGCCGGCTGGCCGCCGACGAGTCGATGGCCATCCTGCTCACCACCCACTACCTGGACGAGGCCGACCGGCTCGCGGCACGGCTCGCCATCGTGGACGGCGGGACGATCGTGGCCGAGGGGACGCCCGAGCAGCTCAAGGGTGAGCTGCGCGGCGACGCCGTGCACCTGGAGCTGCGGCAGCCGCCGGACGAGCCGCAGGCGCGGCAGGCCATCGCCCGGGTCGCCGGGCTGCGGGACGTGGCACTGGACGGGCGGACGCTGAGCGCCCGCGCCGACGACGGCGCGGCCGCGGTGCCCGCCGCGCTCGCGGCCCTGGAGTCGGCCGGGATCGGCGTGGCGACGGTGACCGTCGCGCGCCCGTCACTCGACGACGTCTATCTGCGGCACGCGGGACGGAGGTACGCGGCATGA
- a CDS encoding PadR family transcriptional regulator: MAKRRKVSNLLGLHLLALLSIQPKLHPYEMAAQLKAFGKDQDIKIQWGSLYTVVQNLEKHGFIEAAETVREGRRPERTVYRLTEPGRQELTDWMRELVGTPQQEYPKLQAALSVLGVLHPDEVVELLQQRLDILELENGRLRQDLAATRHEVPRLFLIEAEYRIAIREAEVAWVTGLLAEMRDGTLAGIDAWRRIHQTGEMPPDLSDFMTET, translated from the coding sequence GTGGCGAAACGGCGCAAGGTGAGCAATCTGCTCGGGCTGCACCTCCTGGCGCTGCTGAGCATCCAGCCGAAGCTGCATCCCTACGAGATGGCCGCCCAGCTCAAGGCCTTCGGCAAGGATCAGGACATCAAAATCCAGTGGGGCTCGCTCTACACGGTCGTGCAGAACCTGGAGAAACACGGCTTCATCGAGGCGGCGGAGACGGTCCGGGAAGGCCGTCGACCCGAGCGCACGGTGTACCGGTTGACCGAGCCCGGCCGGCAGGAGCTGACCGACTGGATGCGCGAGCTGGTCGGCACCCCGCAGCAGGAGTATCCGAAGCTCCAGGCCGCCCTCTCGGTCCTCGGGGTGCTCCACCCGGACGAGGTGGTCGAGCTGCTCCAGCAGCGACTCGACATCCTCGAGCTGGAGAACGGCCGGCTGCGCCAGGACCTGGCGGCCACCCGGCACGAGGTGCCCCGGCTCTTCCTGATCGAGGCGGAATATCGCATCGCGATCCGGGAGGCCGAGGTCGCCTGGGTCACCGGGCTGCTCGCCGAGATGCGCGACGGGACGCTGGCCGGCATCGACGCCTGGCGGCGGATCCACCAGACCGGCGAGATGCCACCCGATCTCTCCGACTTCATGACGGAGACGTGA
- a CDS encoding ABC transporter permease — MTTLVTHTYWMTNRRLKVLIKQPAFVVILLIQPVIWLFLFGNLFRRVVELPGFGGASYLDYIIPGVVAMTAVSSNMWSGMGVLEEIERGTMNRLLTTPVARGAIMNALTVEQALSTAVQVVAIILLGLLAGAAYPGGAAGLIVLLVSALLLGTIFSALSNTVGMLARQRETIIGINTLLLLPLTFLSSAFMAATLMPSWMRTVAEFNPVNWALDAARAAMRDAPQWDVVLSRGAWLLGLAVIMLVLSTRTFRAYQKSV; from the coding sequence ATGACCACCCTTGTCACGCACACCTACTGGATGACCAACCGGCGCCTGAAGGTGCTGATCAAGCAGCCCGCGTTCGTGGTCATCCTGCTGATCCAGCCGGTCATCTGGCTGTTCCTGTTCGGCAACCTGTTCCGCCGGGTGGTCGAGCTGCCGGGCTTCGGCGGCGCGTCGTACCTCGACTACATCATCCCCGGCGTGGTCGCGATGACCGCGGTCTCGTCGAACATGTGGTCCGGCATGGGCGTCCTCGAGGAGATCGAGCGCGGCACGATGAACCGGCTGCTCACCACCCCGGTGGCACGCGGTGCGATCATGAACGCGCTGACCGTGGAGCAGGCGCTGTCGACCGCCGTGCAGGTGGTGGCGATCATCCTGCTCGGGCTGCTCGCCGGGGCGGCCTACCCGGGCGGGGCGGCCGGGCTGATCGTGCTGCTGGTGTCGGCGCTGCTGCTCGGCACGATCTTCAGCGCGCTCTCCAACACGGTCGGGATGCTGGCCCGGCAGCGGGAGACGATCATCGGGATCAACACGTTGCTGCTGCTTCCGCTCACGTTCCTGTCGTCGGCGTTCATGGCGGCCACGCTGATGCCGTCGTGGATGCGGACGGTCGCCGAGTTCAACCCGGTGAACTGGGCGCTCGACGCCGCCCGGGCGGCGATGCGGGACGCCCCGCAGTGGGACGTCGTGCTGAGCCGGGGCGCCTGGCTCCTCGGGCTCGCGGTGATCATGCTGGTGCTGTCGACGCGCACGTTCCGGGCGTACCAGAAATCGGTGTGA
- a CDS encoding DUF389 domain-containing protein, producing MLHVRLIAPSPLSEEVQRLAAADEAVTHLVVLPGVAVSPPGDVLEFDVVREGASPLLDRLRGLGLDRDGAIVVERVDAALSAAADRAARRTPGLGVDAVVWHELEQQAGEETELSASFLAFMIIATVIAALGVLLDQPILIVGSMVVGPEFGPLAALCVGLVRRKFRLVRHSLLALGVGFPVGMLITMAAVWLLTAAGLVDRSMLLADRPLTDFIWRPDALSWVVGFLGGVAGMLSLTSAKAGTLVGVLISVTTVPAAANTAVALAYVIGSAEPGRLLAEAGGSALQLVINLTAIVLAGVLTLLVQQHAWRRRR from the coding sequence ATGCTTCACGTACGCCTGATCGCCCCGTCCCCGCTGTCCGAGGAGGTCCAGCGACTGGCGGCCGCCGACGAAGCCGTCACGCACCTGGTGGTGCTGCCCGGTGTCGCCGTGTCCCCGCCCGGGGACGTGCTGGAGTTCGACGTGGTCCGGGAAGGCGCCAGCCCGCTGCTCGACCGGTTGCGCGGTCTCGGACTGGACCGCGACGGCGCGATCGTGGTGGAACGGGTCGACGCGGCCCTGAGCGCGGCCGCCGATCGGGCCGCCCGGCGCACTCCGGGGCTCGGCGTCGACGCGGTGGTCTGGCACGAGTTGGAGCAGCAGGCCGGCGAGGAGACCGAGCTGTCCGCCTCGTTCCTGGCCTTCATGATCATCGCGACCGTGATCGCCGCCCTCGGCGTGCTGCTCGACCAGCCCATCCTGATCGTCGGTTCGATGGTGGTGGGACCCGAGTTCGGGCCGCTCGCGGCGCTCTGCGTCGGCCTGGTGCGGCGCAAGTTCCGGCTGGTCCGGCACTCGTTGCTGGCCCTGGGGGTGGGCTTCCCGGTCGGCATGCTGATCACCATGGCCGCGGTGTGGCTGCTCACCGCGGCCGGACTGGTGGACCGGTCGATGCTGCTGGCGGACCGGCCGCTGACCGACTTCATCTGGCGGCCGGACGCGCTGTCCTGGGTGGTCGGGTTCCTCGGCGGCGTCGCCGGGATGCTGTCGCTGACCTCGGCGAAAGCGGGCACCCTGGTCGGCGTGCTGATCTCGGTGACCACGGTGCCGGCCGCGGCGAACACGGCGGTGGCGCTGGCCTACGTGATCGGCAGCGCGGAGCCGGGGCGTCTGCTGGCCGAGGCGGGTGGCTCTGCCCTGCAACTGGTCATCAACCTGACCGCGATCGTGCTCGCCGGCGTGCTCACCCTGCTCGTGCAGCAGCACGCCTGGCGACGCCGCCGCTGA
- a CDS encoding TetR/AcrR family transcriptional regulator, whose protein sequence is MTDPGAAPKARRGRPPSTSLNQQLILDTALAIVEREGPDALTLRRLGTDLGTNHTAVLRHFAGKDEILLGLAERLIEHAMDGFVPDAAWRPTLESLARRLRAACLTHPHLAILTATRVSRRSAAFQGADVVIRALRQAGFDERDAARYYRSLVDTALAVSSYEAATAALDSASRDGDRLAWRREYLLAPPDRYPDLAAAAPHLARADEDDQFETTLGLLLDAVEARAAGRLTPRSR, encoded by the coding sequence ATGACGGATCCCGGGGCCGCCCCCAAGGCCCGCCGTGGCCGGCCGCCGTCCACCTCGCTGAACCAGCAGCTGATCCTGGACACCGCGCTCGCCATCGTCGAGCGGGAGGGACCGGACGCGCTCACCCTGCGCCGGCTGGGCACCGACCTCGGCACCAACCACACCGCGGTGCTGCGGCACTTCGCCGGCAAGGACGAGATCCTGCTCGGGCTCGCCGAGCGGCTGATCGAGCACGCCATGGACGGGTTCGTGCCGGACGCCGCGTGGCGGCCCACCCTGGAGTCGCTGGCCCGGCGGCTGCGAGCGGCCTGCCTGACCCATCCGCACCTGGCGATCCTGACCGCGACCCGGGTGTCCCGGCGGTCCGCGGCGTTCCAGGGCGCCGACGTGGTGATCCGGGCGCTGCGGCAGGCCGGGTTCGACGAGCGCGACGCGGCCCGGTACTACCGATCGCTGGTGGACACGGCGCTCGCCGTGTCGTCGTACGAGGCGGCCACCGCGGCGCTGGACAGCGCGTCCCGCGACGGCGACCGGCTCGCCTGGCGGCGGGAGTACCTGCTGGCGCCGCCCGACCGGTACCCGGACCTGGCCGCCGCGGCGCCCCACCTGGCCCGGGCCGACGAGGACGACCAGTTCGAGACGACACTCGGCCTGCTGCTGGACGCGGTCGAGGCGCGAGCCGCCGGGCGACTCACTCCCCGGTCCCGCTGA
- a CDS encoding helix-hairpin-helix domain-containing protein, giving the protein MVIVAEPAASEAAVAETVDLAAAAEPVAVPEPVEAAEPVTAPEAVAAPEPVAAPEPVEAAEPVAAAEPVAAAEPVEAAEPVAAPEPVAAPEPVAAPEPVAAAEPVAAPEPVAAPEPVVAAEPVEAEPIVIAEPAVAPTAVAVAVAVDEPVPAAVTEPDDLTKIAGIGPKVAMALAAAGITTYAKLAASDPADLKQAITAAGMRGSASLNTWPEKAKALVG; this is encoded by the coding sequence GTGGTCATCGTCGCCGAGCCGGCCGCCTCGGAGGCTGCTGTCGCGGAGACGGTCGACCTTGCCGCCGCTGCCGAGCCCGTCGCCGTCCCTGAGCCGGTCGAGGCTGCCGAGCCGGTAACCGCTCCCGAGGCCGTTGCCGCTCCCGAGCCCGTCGCCGCGCCTGAGCCGGTCGAGGCTGCCGAGCCCGTCGCCGCTGCCGAGCCCGTCGCCGCTGCCGAGCCGGTCGAGGCTGCCGAGCCCGTCGCTGCTCCCGAGCCCGTCGCTGCTCCCGAGCCCGTCGCTGCCCCTGAGCCCGTCGCCGCTGCCGAGCCGGTCGCTGCTCCCGAGCCCGTCGCCGCGCCTGAGCCGGTCGTGGCCGCTGAGCCGGTCGAAGCCGAACCCATCGTCATCGCCGAGCCGGCCGTGGCCCCGACCGCGGTCGCCGTCGCCGTCGCCGTCGACGAGCCCGTCCCGGCCGCTGTCACCGAGCCGGACGACCTCACCAAGATCGCCGGCATCGGCCCGAAGGTCGCCATGGCCCTCGCCGCCGCCGGCATCACCACATACGCCAAGCTGGCGGCCAGCGACCCGGCCGACCTCAAGCAGGCGATCACCGCCGCCGGGATGCGCGGCTCGGCGAGCCTGAACACCTGGCCCGAGAAGGCCAAGGCCCTGGTCGGCTGA
- a CDS encoding APC family permease: MTVSAAEPSLKRVIGPGLLLLFVVGDILGTGVYALTGKVANEVGGAVWLPFLLAFVVALLTAFSYLELVTKYPRAAGAALYTHKAFGLHFLTFMVAYAVMCSGLTSASSASKAFAGNFGSALHVDIPTTVVALSFIVLVALVNFRGVGESVKANVVLTCVELTGLLIVIGIGAWAIGGGEGDLSRLGDFNTPPGESVALSVTAGTALAFFAMVGFEDSVNMAEETRDPVRIFPKVMLTGICLTGVIYVLVAISSVALVPPAELGEGETPLLKVVQAGAPGFPLSVFAWITMFAVANSALINMMMASRLLYGMANEKVLPRVLGRVHRTRRTPWVGIVFTTLIAFGLIWFADLTALGGTTALLLLCVFTVVNVAVLVLRRDRVSHAHFRAPTVIPVLGALACAFLASPLSGRASSDYRVAGVLLLIGVVLWAITYAVNRFVRHEEPHHLVE; encoded by the coding sequence ATGACTGTGAGCGCCGCCGAACCGTCCCTCAAACGGGTGATCGGGCCGGGACTTCTGCTGCTTTTCGTCGTCGGCGACATCCTCGGCACCGGGGTGTACGCCCTCACCGGCAAGGTCGCCAACGAGGTGGGCGGGGCCGTCTGGCTGCCCTTCCTGCTGGCCTTCGTGGTCGCGCTGCTGACCGCGTTCAGCTATCTGGAGCTGGTCACCAAGTATCCGCGGGCGGCCGGCGCGGCGCTCTACACGCACAAGGCGTTCGGCCTGCACTTCCTCACCTTCATGGTGGCCTACGCGGTGATGTGCTCCGGGCTGACGTCGGCGTCCAGCGCGTCCAAGGCGTTCGCCGGGAACTTCGGCTCCGCCCTGCACGTGGACATCCCGACGACCGTGGTCGCGCTGAGCTTCATCGTGCTGGTCGCGCTGGTCAACTTCCGCGGCGTCGGCGAGAGCGTCAAGGCCAACGTGGTGCTGACCTGCGTCGAGCTGACCGGCCTGCTGATCGTGATCGGGATCGGCGCGTGGGCGATCGGCGGCGGCGAGGGTGACCTGTCCCGGCTCGGCGACTTCAACACGCCACCCGGGGAGAGCGTGGCGCTGTCGGTGACCGCCGGAACCGCGCTGGCGTTCTTCGCCATGGTCGGGTTCGAGGACTCGGTGAACATGGCCGAGGAGACCCGCGACCCGGTGCGGATCTTCCCGAAGGTGATGCTGACCGGCATCTGCCTGACCGGGGTGATCTACGTGCTGGTGGCGATCTCGTCGGTGGCCCTGGTCCCGCCCGCCGAGCTGGGCGAGGGCGAGACGCCGCTGCTCAAGGTGGTGCAGGCCGGGGCGCCCGGGTTCCCGCTGTCGGTGTTCGCCTGGATCACCATGTTCGCGGTGGCCAACAGCGCGCTGATCAACATGATGATGGCGAGCCGGCTGCTCTACGGGATGGCGAACGAGAAGGTGCTGCCGCGGGTGCTCGGACGGGTGCACCGGACCCGGCGTACGCCCTGGGTCGGGATCGTCTTCACCACGCTGATCGCCTTCGGGCTGATCTGGTTCGCCGACCTGACCGCGCTGGGCGGGACCACGGCGTTGCTGCTGCTCTGCGTGTTCACGGTGGTGAACGTGGCGGTGCTGGTGCTGCGCCGGGACCGGGTGTCGCACGCGCATTTCCGGGCGCCCACGGTGATTCCGGTGCTCGGGGCGCTGGCGTGCGCGTTCCTGGCCAGTCCGCTGAGTGGGCGGGCGTCCTCCGATTACCGGGTGGCGGGGGTGCTGCTGCTGATCGGGGTGGTGCTCTGGGCGATCACGTACGCCGTCAACCGGTTCGTCCGGCACGAAGAGCCACACCATCTGGTCGAGTGA
- a CDS encoding serine hydrolase domain-containing protein: protein MRRGVMWTGALVAGAAGAAYVWRHQAEILTSRPVSEWTFTHMSALLPTEVVPRSTVPRPLPRQPRDLSVTYRFGGAEHTLADLHRRTFTTGFAVLHRGALVHECYPGRFGSPRARFQLFSLTKSVTSILVGIAVEEGALALDEPAVAYRPELAGSAYDGATVEHLLQMSSGAGFTEDYAAPDSAIARFERAVTNNGSLLDVALSVPRAAAPGELFNYSTMDSQVLGWVLEAATGMSLAAYAADRLWEPIGAEQDAYHFLTRRRPRVALGGGSFNATVRDMARVGLLMARGGEVDGRQVVPKKWVDRSRDSGLDHLRLGALGADYPPYYGYANQWWTLGGGAFTGLGIHGQLLWVDPDADVVVVKTSAWPTADDPDRDAETVAAVTALVRHLRRDG, encoded by the coding sequence ATGCGGCGTGGCGTGATGTGGACCGGCGCGCTGGTCGCCGGTGCGGCCGGCGCGGCCTATGTGTGGCGGCACCAGGCGGAGATCCTCACCTCCCGGCCGGTCAGCGAGTGGACCTTCACCCACATGTCCGCGCTGCTGCCCACCGAGGTGGTCCCCCGCTCCACCGTCCCGCGGCCGCTCCCCCGCCAGCCCCGCGACCTGTCCGTCACCTACCGGTTCGGCGGCGCCGAGCACACCCTGGCCGACCTGCACCGGCGCACCTTCACCACCGGGTTCGCGGTGCTGCACCGGGGCGCCCTGGTGCACGAGTGCTACCCCGGGCGGTTCGGCTCGCCGCGGGCCCGGTTCCAGCTCTTCTCGCTGACCAAGTCGGTCACCTCGATCCTGGTCGGGATCGCCGTCGAGGAGGGCGCCCTGGCGCTGGACGAGCCCGCGGTGGCGTACCGGCCGGAGCTGGCCGGCAGTGCGTACGACGGCGCGACGGTCGAGCACCTGCTCCAGATGAGCAGCGGCGCCGGGTTCACCGAGGACTACGCCGCGCCGGACTCGGCGATCGCCCGGTTCGAGCGGGCGGTCACCAACAACGGATCGCTGCTCGACGTGGCGCTGTCGGTGCCCCGGGCCGCCGCGCCGGGCGAGCTGTTCAATTACTCCACGATGGACAGCCAGGTGCTCGGCTGGGTGCTGGAGGCGGCCACCGGCATGTCCCTCGCGGCGTACGCGGCGGACCGTCTGTGGGAGCCGATCGGGGCGGAGCAGGACGCCTACCACTTCCTGACCCGGCGACGGCCGCGCGTCGCGCTGGGCGGTGGCTCGTTCAACGCGACGGTCCGGGACATGGCGCGGGTCGGGTTGCTGATGGCGCGGGGCGGCGAGGTGGACGGGCGGCAGGTCGTACCGAAAAAGTGGGTGGACCGCAGCCGGGACAGCGGTCTGGACCATCTGCGGCTCGGCGCCCTCGGCGCGGACTACCCGCCGTACTACGGCTATGCGAACCAGTGGTGGACGCTCGGCGGCGGCGCGTTCACCGGGCTCGGCATCCACGGTCAGCTGCTCTGGGTCGACCCGGACGCCGACGTGGTGGTGGTCAAGACCAGTGCCTGGCCCACCGCCGACGACCCGGACCGCGACGCGGAGACGGTGGCCGCCGTGACCGCCCTGGTCCGGCACCTGCGACGGGACGGCTGA
- a CDS encoding adenylyl cyclase — MTRIRRLGAGAFALGLAVTAITAQSTPAAAHPSSGSPDLGAHVTVFDPSMPVSEIQATLDAANAKQVDNEMGTDRYAFLFKPGTYGTADQPLQVKVGYYTEITGLGANPGDVVINGKVEVYNRCLENGGTSNCLALVNFWRTVSNLTVNINAKGQDGCRSTANFWAVSQAVSLRRVQFTGGTLSLMDYCTAGPQYASGGFIADAKAETVVNGSQQQWLTRNSEVGSWSNGVWNQVFAGVTGAPDDSAFPNPPYTKLDKTPVSREKPYLFVDAKGKYQVRVPAAQRNTAGVTWDSPGRTIPLSDFYVAKPGDSVAKINLALTLGKNLLFTPGVYNIDRTIDVWRPNTVVLGLGHATLTAVKGATPLQVEDVPGVSVAGISIDAGTVKSSALLRVGRAHGHGFSDPKNPTTLQDVYFRVGGPHVGKAGTALEVNSDDVLIDHTWVWRADHGVEGFTGGDTERWNTNTGTYGAIINGDDVTATGLFVEHFQKYNTVWNGNGGTTVLYQNELPYDPPTQADWMNGSVEGYAGYKVGAKVKTHNLYGAGVYVFNQNNPSIHTENGFEAPQTPGVKLHHIMTVNLSAGTIDHVVNGVGEAADTTKIGVPVYVNDYPAVP, encoded by the coding sequence ATGACGAGAATCCGCCGGCTCGGCGCGGGTGCGTTCGCGCTCGGCCTGGCCGTCACGGCGATCACCGCGCAGTCCACGCCGGCCGCCGCGCACCCCTCCTCCGGCTCGCCGGACCTCGGCGCCCACGTCACCGTCTTCGACCCGAGCATGCCGGTCAGCGAGATCCAGGCCACCCTGGACGCCGCGAACGCCAAGCAGGTCGACAACGAGATGGGCACCGACCGGTACGCGTTCCTGTTCAAGCCGGGCACCTACGGCACCGCCGACCAGCCGCTTCAGGTCAAGGTCGGCTACTACACCGAGATCACCGGCCTGGGCGCCAACCCGGGCGACGTGGTGATCAACGGCAAGGTGGAGGTCTACAACCGCTGCCTGGAGAACGGCGGCACGAGCAACTGTCTCGCGCTGGTGAACTTCTGGCGGACCGTCTCCAACCTGACCGTCAACATCAACGCCAAGGGCCAGGACGGCTGCCGCTCGACGGCGAACTTCTGGGCCGTCTCGCAGGCCGTCTCGCTGCGCCGCGTCCAGTTCACCGGCGGCACCCTGTCGCTGATGGACTACTGCACCGCGGGCCCGCAGTACGCGTCCGGCGGCTTCATCGCCGACGCCAAGGCGGAGACCGTCGTGAACGGGTCGCAGCAGCAGTGGCTGACCCGCAACAGCGAGGTCGGCAGCTGGTCGAACGGCGTCTGGAACCAGGTCTTCGCGGGCGTCACCGGCGCTCCGGACGACTCGGCGTTCCCGAACCCGCCGTACACCAAGCTCGACAAGACCCCGGTCAGCCGGGAGAAGCCGTACCTGTTCGTCGACGCCAAGGGCAAGTACCAGGTCCGGGTGCCGGCCGCGCAGCGCAACACCGCCGGCGTCACCTGGGACTCGCCGGGCCGCACGATCCCGCTGAGCGACTTCTACGTCGCGAAGCCGGGTGACTCGGTCGCGAAGATCAACCTGGCCCTGACCCTCGGCAAGAACCTGCTGTTCACGCCGGGTGTGTACAACATCGACCGCACCATCGACGTGTGGCGGCCGAACACCGTGGTGCTGGGCCTGGGTCACGCGACGCTGACCGCGGTCAAGGGCGCCACCCCGCTCCAGGTCGAGGACGTTCCCGGTGTCTCGGTCGCCGGGATCAGCATCGACGCCGGCACCGTGAAGTCGTCCGCGCTGCTGCGCGTCGGCCGCGCCCACGGCCACGGCTTCAGCGACCCGAAGAACCCGACCACGCTCCAGGACGTCTACTTCCGGGTGGGCGGCCCGCACGTCGGCAAGGCCGGCACGGCGCTCGAGGTGAACAGCGACGACGTGCTGATCGACCACACCTGGGTGTGGCGCGCCGACCACGGTGTCGAGGGCTTCACCGGTGGCGACACCGAGCGGTGGAACACCAACACCGGCACCTACGGCGCGATCATCAACGGTGACGACGTCACCGCGACCGGCCTGTTCGTCGAGCACTTCCAGAAGTACAACACCGTCTGGAACGGCAACGGCGGCACCACGGTGCTGTACCAGAACGAGCTGCCGTACGACCCGCCGACGCAGGCGGACTGGATGAACGGCTCGGTCGAGGGCTACGCGGGTTACAAGGTCGGGGCCAAGGTCAAGACCCACAACCTGTACGGCGCGGGTGTGTACGTGTTCAACCAGAACAACCCGTCGATCCACACCGAGAACGGCTTCGAGGCCCCGCAGACGCCGGGCGTCAAGCTGCACCACATCATGACCGTGAACCTGAGCGCCGGCACGATCGACCACGTGGTCAACGGCGTGGGCGAGGCGGCCGACACCACGAAGATCGGTGTGCCGGTCTACGTGAACGACTACCCGGCCGTACCGTAA
- a CDS encoding DUF2510 domain-containing protein, which yields MTIPAQPAGWYADPSGLPATRWWDGQQWTDHLQPGPAVLPPTAGLGGYFPAAAPSGPLVPGEHTVAPADPERAEIFATQSSGAAGAAFPAARATGTLTGGALPAPPAELLDYGMPPVDGPAADLFAPVGPVLSPAPDRRPAAQHATGLLTHPLLLGALIVVVLAGLVAFALLR from the coding sequence ATGACGATCCCCGCGCAGCCCGCCGGATGGTATGCCGATCCGAGCGGCCTGCCCGCCACCCGCTGGTGGGACGGGCAGCAGTGGACCGACCACCTCCAGCCCGGCCCGGCCGTGCTGCCGCCGACCGCCGGGCTCGGCGGATACTTCCCGGCCGCGGCGCCCAGCGGGCCGCTGGTGCCGGGCGAGCACACGGTCGCCCCGGCCGACCCGGAGCGGGCCGAGATCTTCGCGACCCAGTCGAGCGGTGCGGCCGGGGCGGCCTTCCCGGCGGCCCGGGCGACCGGCACGCTGACCGGCGGTGCGCTGCCGGCGCCGCCGGCGGAGCTGCTCGATTACGGCATGCCGCCGGTCGACGGGCCCGCTGCCGACCTCTTCGCACCGGTCGGGCCGGTGCTGTCGCCCGCGCCGGACCGGCGACCGGCCGCTCAGCACGCGACCGGGCTGCTCACCCACCCGCTGCTGCTGGGCGCCCTGATCGTCGTGGTGCTGGCCGGGCTGGTCGCCTTCGCGCTGCTGCGCTGA